One part of the Nostoc sp. PCC 7120 = FACHB-418 genome encodes these proteins:
- a CDS encoding peptidylprolyl isomerase, giving the protein MSDLTKVFIAPEEIVNFLKKNMQLKEVYQKILFQRLILQVAEARGITVTTEEIEAEANRQRREKRLEKAADTMAWLADQLASPEDWEMGIRDRLLSQKLANFLFADKVEAFFIQNQLEFEQVSLYQIIVDSEKLAQEIYYQIEDEEISFYEAAYLYDVDAVRRQRCGYEGKVYRFSLPVNVATVIFRTSPKQLISPLQTEQGYHLFMVEEFIPAELTGERYQEILNNMFNQWLITELNKILN; this is encoded by the coding sequence ATGAGTGATTTAACCAAAGTATTTATTGCACCTGAGGAAATTGTCAATTTTCTCAAAAAAAATATGCAGTTGAAAGAGGTATATCAAAAAATCTTATTTCAACGGTTGATTTTGCAGGTGGCTGAGGCTAGGGGAATCACCGTGACAACGGAAGAAATTGAGGCTGAGGCTAACCGCCAGCGTCGGGAAAAGCGTTTAGAGAAAGCCGCAGATACTATGGCGTGGTTAGCAGATCAGTTGGCTTCCCCAGAGGATTGGGAAATGGGTATACGCGATCGCTTATTATCTCAAAAGTTAGCTAATTTTTTATTCGCTGATAAAGTAGAAGCTTTTTTTATTCAAAATCAACTGGAGTTTGAGCAAGTTAGTCTCTATCAAATTATTGTCGATTCGGAAAAACTCGCTCAAGAAATTTACTACCAAATTGAAGATGAGGAAATTAGTTTCTATGAGGCTGCATATTTATATGATGTTGATGCTGTTCGTAGGCAAAGATGCGGTTACGAAGGTAAGGTTTATCGATTTTCTCTCCCTGTAAATGTAGCCACAGTTATCTTTAGAACATCTCCTAAACAGTTAATAAGTCCCCTACAAACTGAGCAAGGTTATCACCTATTTATGGTAGAGGAATTTATACCTGCTGAATTAACGGGGGAAAGATATCAAGAAATTCTCAATAATATGTTTAACCAATGGTTGATTACTGAACTAAATAAGATTCTAAATTAA